Proteins encoded by one window of Nocardioides euryhalodurans:
- a CDS encoding sensor histidine kinase encodes MHPLQRLSRLPLYWQVLLINGAVFALGAVALLLSPATVSRQVLVSEAVVLVGGLALVLVVNALLLRRSLAPVDRVVREMQVVELHDGQRLTTPATGPGARLVGSYNAMLDRLEAERSASNARALAAQEAERHRIAQELHDQVGQDLTVVLLGLKQLAARAPAELVEELELLRDSARTGLDDVRRVARELRPGVLADLGLGSALAALCSDFTAHGGLPVRRTIAPGLPDLGPERELVVYRVAQEALTNAARHARGATEVTLSLARVGGNALLEVTDDGRGATAVVPGSGVRGMRERAVLVGATVSVDGGPAGTTVRLVVPLPEVAP; translated from the coding sequence GTGCACCCCCTGCAGCGGCTCTCCCGGCTCCCGCTCTACTGGCAGGTGCTGCTCATCAACGGGGCCGTCTTCGCGCTCGGCGCGGTGGCGCTGCTGCTCTCGCCGGCGACCGTCTCGCGTCAGGTGCTCGTCTCCGAGGCGGTCGTCCTCGTCGGCGGCCTCGCGCTGGTGCTGGTCGTCAACGCGCTGCTGCTGCGCCGGAGCCTGGCTCCCGTGGACCGGGTGGTCCGCGAGATGCAGGTCGTCGAGCTGCACGACGGGCAGCGGCTCACCACGCCGGCCACCGGACCGGGTGCGCGTCTGGTGGGGAGCTACAACGCCATGCTCGACCGGCTGGAGGCCGAGCGGAGCGCAAGCAACGCCCGCGCCCTCGCCGCCCAGGAGGCCGAGCGGCACCGGATCGCCCAGGAGCTGCACGACCAGGTCGGTCAGGACCTCACCGTGGTGCTGCTGGGGCTCAAGCAGCTGGCCGCACGCGCTCCCGCCGAGCTGGTCGAGGAGCTGGAGCTGCTGCGCGACAGCGCGCGCACCGGCCTCGACGACGTACGCCGGGTGGCGCGCGAGCTGCGTCCCGGGGTGCTCGCGGACCTCGGGCTCGGCAGCGCCCTGGCCGCGCTCTGCTCGGACTTCACCGCCCACGGTGGCCTCCCGGTCAGGCGGACCATCGCCCCGGGCCTCCCCGACCTCGGCCCGGAGCGCGAGCTGGTCGTCTACCGCGTCGCCCAGGAGGCGCTGACCAACGCCGCGCGGCACGCCCGAGGTGCCACCGAGGTCACGCTGTCGCTGGCCAGGGTGGGTGGCAACGCGCTGCTCGAGGTCACCGACGACGGCCGCGGCGCCACCGCCGTCGTCCCCGGCTCGGGCGTGCGCGGGATGCGCGAGCGGGCCGTGCTCGTCGGGGCCACCGTCTCCGTCGACGGCGGCCCGGCCGGTACCACCGTCCGGCTGGTCGTCCCGCTCCCGGAGGTCGCCCCGTGA
- a CDS encoding response regulator yields MIRVLLADDHRLVRRGVRLILEQEPDIEVVAEAGDGAEAVELLRRTEVDLAILDIAMPRTTGLQAAREIARHRTPPRVLMLSMHDNEQYFFSALRAGASGYVLKSVADEDLVAAVRAAMRGEAFVYPGAMGALARDYLDRLRRGERVPETVLTEREDEVLKLVAEGMSSREIARALTISPRTVERHRENILAKLGMRDRTQLTRYAIRAGLIEP; encoded by the coding sequence GTGATCCGCGTGCTGCTCGCCGACGACCATCGCCTCGTACGCCGCGGGGTGCGCCTGATCCTGGAGCAGGAGCCGGACATCGAGGTGGTGGCCGAGGCCGGCGACGGCGCGGAGGCGGTCGAGCTGCTCCGCCGGACCGAGGTGGACCTGGCGATCCTCGACATCGCGATGCCTCGCACCACCGGGTTGCAGGCCGCCCGCGAGATCGCCCGGCACCGCACCCCGCCGCGGGTGCTGATGCTGTCGATGCACGACAACGAGCAGTACTTCTTCTCGGCGCTGCGGGCCGGCGCCAGCGGCTACGTGCTCAAGTCGGTCGCCGACGAGGACCTCGTCGCAGCGGTGCGGGCGGCCATGCGCGGCGAGGCCTTCGTCTACCCCGGCGCGATGGGCGCGCTGGCGCGGGACTACCTCGACCGGCTGCGGCGCGGCGAGCGGGTGCCCGAGACGGTGCTGACCGAGCGCGAGGACGAGGTGCTCAAGCTGGTCGCCGAGGGCATGTCCTCGCGCGAGATCGCCCGGGCGCTCACCATCAGCCCGCGGACCGTGGAGCGGCACCGCGAGAACATCCTCGCCAAGCTGGGCATGCGGGACCGGACGCAGCTGACGCGGTATGCGATCCGGGCGGGGTTGATCGAGCCGTAA
- a CDS encoding nucleoside deaminase produces the protein MSITETDLGHLRRCVELAREALDAGDEPFGSLLVDDSGAVRFEDRNRVADGDETRHPELEIARWAAAHLSPGERRAATVYTSGEHCPMCAAAHAWVGLGRIVYAVSSAQLTDWRSGWGAAASPVLPLPIGSLAPGVPVDGPAPELEGEMRELHERHVRSASG, from the coding sequence ATGAGCATCACGGAGACCGACCTCGGTCACCTCCGTCGGTGCGTCGAGCTCGCTCGTGAGGCGCTCGACGCAGGGGACGAGCCCTTCGGCTCCCTGCTCGTGGACGACTCGGGTGCGGTCCGGTTCGAGGACCGCAACCGGGTCGCCGACGGCGACGAGACCCGTCACCCCGAGCTGGAGATCGCACGCTGGGCGGCCGCTCACCTGTCACCGGGTGAGCGGCGGGCCGCGACGGTCTACACCTCGGGCGAGCACTGCCCGATGTGCGCGGCCGCGCACGCGTGGGTGGGGCTCGGCCGGATCGTGTACGCCGTGTCGTCGGCGCAGCTGACGGACTGGCGGTCCGGCTGGGGCGCTGCCGCCTCGCCGGTGCTGCCGCTGCCGATCGGCTCGCTCGCCCCCGGCGTACCGGTCGACGGGCCGGCACCCGAGCTGGAGGGCGAGATGCGGGAGCTCCACGAGCGGCACGTCCGGTCGGCGTCGGGCTGA